The region CTCGCGACCCTGCTATGCCCGGCCGGACTGATTTTCGGCGTGATCGCCACGGTTGTTCGCAACCGGCGGCGCTAACTCAGGCGTGCTGCGCGAACCACGCTGGGAACTCGGTGAGATCACGCAGGGCGACGTCGGCACCGGCTGCGTCCAGCTCGTCGAGGCCGTAGGGCCCGGTGGCCACGCCGACGGCGACCGCGCCCGCGGCCTTTGCGCCGACGATGTCGCCGAGGTGGTCGCCGACGTAGATCGTCGCGCCTTCCTCGCGCAGCACCTCGCCCTTAGCGGCGGCGAACACGTCACCGGCGAGCCGGTCGACGTCCCAGCCGAACGCCTTGAGGTGCAGTCCCGCGTTCGGCCCGTACTTCCCGGTGATCACCAGCGTGCGTCCGCCAGCGTCGCGGACGACGTCCAGCGCCTGCGCGGCGCCCGGCATCGGCTGGGTCGCCCCGACCACGATCGTCGGGTAGAGCTGGCGAAAGCTGGTCACCAGCCGCTCGACCATCGGCTCGTCGAAGCCGTATCCGCGCATCACGTCGACCAGCGGCGGCCCCAGGTTCGCCGCGAAGTGCTCACCGTCGAGCGACAGCTCGAACTCCTCGTTGAGGGCATCGAAGGCGCGCACCATCCCCGGGCGCGGGTCGATCAGGGTCATGTCCAGGTCGAAGCCGACGGTCAGGGCCCTGCGCTGTTCTGCCACGCGCTACACCTTACGTGCGCCCGGCCTCACCGCTCGGCGTGGAACCTTGCCCCGAAACTGTGCAGTACCGTAAATCTTGCCGTAATATTTCTCACATTTGAGCCGGAGTCGTTCGATGACGAGCATCACCGCGCATCCCGTGCACCGCGAAGGCTTCCACTCCCTGCGGGCCAGCGGCCTGAATTGGGACACCTTGCCGCTGCGGCTGTTCAGCAAGGGCAACGCCAAGTTCTGGAACCCCGCCGACATCGACTTCAGCAGGGACGCCGAGGACTGGCAGCGACTCGACGAGGTCGAGCAGCGCAACGTTGCCAGCCTGTGCGCGCAGTTCGTCGCCGGCGAGGAGGCCGTGACCCAGGACCTCCAGCCGTTCATGGCCGCGATGGCCGCCGAAGGCCGCTTCGGCGACGAGATGTACCTGACGCAGTTCCTGTTCGAAGAGGCCAAGCACACTCAGGTGTTCCGGCTGTGGATGGACGCCGTCGGACTCACCGGCGACATGCACGAATTCGTCGAGAACAATCCCGGCTACCGCGAGATCTTCTACAAGGCGCTGCCGGAGTCGCTGCATGTGCTGCACGCGGACCCGAGCCCGGAGAACCAGGTGCGCGCGTCGGTCACCTACAACCACATCGTCGAGGGCACCCTGGCCCTGACCGGCTACTACGCCTGGCACAAGATCTGCGTCAGCCGCGGCATCCTGCCCGGGATGCAGCAGGTCATCCGGCACATCGGTGACGACGAGCGCCGGCACATGGCATGGGGCACGTTCACCTGCCGCCGCCACGTCGCCGCCGACGAGCGCAACTGGGCAGTGGTGCAGGACCAGATGGCGCGGCTGCTGCCACACGCCATCGCGCAGATCCAGTGGCAGCCCGAAGGCGCACCCGAGTCGCCGGCCTTCGAACTGGACCTCGAGGAACTCACCGCTTACGCCGCGGACCGGGCGTCCCGCCGTCTCGGCGCGATCTCCAGCGCCCGCGGAATGCCGCCGGCCCAGATCGATGTCGACGCGTCCCCGGAGCGGCTGGAAGACCAGTTCGGCGCCGAGGACGAGGCAGAGTTGGCCAAGCTGGACGCCCAGGGCTGATATCGCCAGCGGCAGATTCCGGCGGCAGCCGTGCCCTAACCCTGTCCGATCAGTCGAGGTTGAGGAGTTTTCTGGCGGTTTCGCGCATCTCGTTTTTGCGGATCTTTCCGGTGACGGTCATGGGGAATTCGGTCACCAGGTGGACGTAGCGGGGGATTTTGTAGTGGGCGAGTTTGCCGGTGCAGAACTCGCGCAGCGCCTCGGCGGTGAGGGGTGGCGCGCCGTCGCGCAGGCGGATCCAGGCCATGAGCTCCTCGCCGTATTTGGGGTCGGGAACGCCGATGACCTGGGCGTCGAGGATGTCGGGATGGGTGTAGAGGAATTCCTCGATCTCGCGTGGATAGACGTTCTCGCCGCCACGGATGACCATGTCCTTGATGCGGCCGGTGATGCTGACGTAGCCGTCGGAGTTCATGACCGCCAGGTCGCCGGTGTGCATCCAGCGGGCAGTGTCGATGACTTCGGCGGTTTTGTCGGGTTGTTGCCAGTAGCCGAGCATGACGGAGTAACCGCGGGTGCAGAACTCGCCCGGGATGCCGCGGGGCACGGTCAGCCCGGTGGCCGGGTCGATGATCTTGACTTCGAGGTGGGGGCCGACCCGGCCGACGGTGGACACCCGCCGGTCCAGGGAGTCATCGGCGCGGGTCTGGGTCGACACCGGAGCAGTTTCTGTCATGCCATAGCAGATGGCGACCTCGGTCATGCCCATCCGGTCGATGACCTGCTTCATCACCTCCACCGGGCAGGGTGAGCCGGCCATGATGCCGGTGCGCAGGCTGGACAGGTCATAGTCGGCGAACCCGGGCAGGTCCAGCTGCGCGATGAACATCGTGGGCACCCCGTAGAGGGAGGTGCAGGCTTCGGCGGCCACGGCGGCCAGGGTGGCGGCGGGATCGAAGCCCTCGGCAGGGATGATCATGGCGGCGCCGTGACTGGTGGCGGCAAGGTTGCCCATGACCATGCCGAAGCAGTGGTAGAAGGGCACCGGGATGCAGATCCGGTCAGTCTCGGTGTAGCCGCAGAGTTCGCCGACGAAGAACCCGTTGTTGAGGATGTTGTGGTGCGACAGGGTCGCGCCCTTGGGGAAGCCGGTGGTGCCCGAGGTGTACTGGATGTTGATCGGGTCATCCGGTGACAACCCGATCCCGGCAAGCCGCGCCGGGTCCGCCGGGCCGCCGGAGAGCTGGCGCCATTCGGGGGTGTCGAGGAACACAACCTGCCGCAGCTCGGCGCATCTGGGCCGGACCTGCTCGACCATGGCCACGTAGTCGGAGGATTTGAACGACCGCGCGCAGACCAGGAGCCGGATCCCGGCCTGGTTGAGCACGTACTCCAGCTCGTGCACCCGGTAGGCGGGGTTGATGTTGACCAGGATCGCGCCGATCTTGGCCGTGGCGTACTGCGTCAGCGTCCACTCCGCACGATTGGGCGACCAGATCCCCACCCGGTCGCCCTTGCCGATCCCGGCCTCCAGCAGCCCCACCGCCAGCGCGTCCACATCGGTCACGAACTCCCGGTAGGTCCACCGACGCCCCGTCGCGCACTCCACCAACGCATCCCGATCCGCACACCGCGCCGCCGTCCGATCCAGATTTGCCCCGATCGTCTCGCCCAACAACGGCACGTCCGGCACGCCCGAGTCGTAGCTGAACTGCACTGGTTCCACGTTCACGACCTCCCGAACAGTAGTGAAACAGGGCACTCATCTTGGCCTGAAGCTGCGACCAGGCCAACCCCCGGGCCCACCCGGCGGTGGCGTTCGACTGGGGCGAGTCGGGCGAGCATGTTGCGGTAGTTACGTAGGGTTCCAGGGGTGCGTGCCTTCGTAGTGGACTCCTTCACCGACAGCGCTTTCCGTGGCAACCCCGCCGGAGTCGTGCTGCTGGACGCTCCGGCCGAGGCCGGGTGGATGCAATCCGTCGCCGCCGAACTGCGGCACTCCGAGACCGCGTTCGTCGTGGTCGGCGGTCCCGAGGACGAGCCGAAACCGCTGCGCTGGTTCACGCCCAGCACCGAAGTGCCGCTGTGCGGGCACGCCACCCTGGCCACCGCGCACGTGCTCGGCGGCGCTCAGCGGTTCGACACCCGCAGCGGGGTGCTCACCTGCACCGCACACACCGACGGCTGGATCGAGATGGACTTCCCCGTCGATCACGCTGAGCCGGTGGAACCGCCGGAGGCGCTGGCCGCCGGCTTGCCCGGCATCACCATCGAGGAGGCCGCGGAGGGCGAGACCAAGGTGCTGGTGCAGACCGCGTCCGCCGCGCAGGTCCGGGCGGTGCGGCCCGATTTCTCGATGCTGGCGGACGTTCCGTCGCCCGGCGTGATCGTCACCGCGCGCGGTGACCGGCCCGGCATCGACTTCGTCAGCCGCGTGTTCGCCCCGCGCGTCGGCGTCCCGGAAGACCCGGTGACCGGTTCGGCGCACTGCACATTGGCGACCTGGTGGGCGGCGAAGCTCAAGCGCGACGAACGCGACACGACCCTCGTCGGCGAGCAAGCCTCCGAGCGGGGCGGCATCGTCCAGATGGCCGTGCGTGGCCACCGCGTCGGCCTCCGCGGCAAAGCCGTCACGGTCCTGCGCGGCGAACTCCTCGTCTGACCGCCCCTAACCGACTCGGGATACCTTCGCCGGTGCTGGACCGGCCGAACAGCCTGTCCGGCGATGATCGTCACCGGGTTCGGCGGCCGAGGTGCCGGGGTGGCACCGTAGATACATGCGGCTATTGCTGAACATCATCTGGCTGGTGCTGTGCGGGTTCTGGATGGCGCTGGGCTACGCCTTCGCCGGGGTTTTGCTGGCGATCACGATCATCGGCATCCCGTTCGCCATCGCCTCCTTCCGGATGGCCAGCTTCGCGCTGTGGCCGTTCGGCCGGCGCCTGGTGGACGAGCCGACGTCGGGAGCGCTGGCAGCGATCGGCAACATCATCTGGTTGGTGCTGGCCGGCTGGTGGTTGGCGCTGGGGCACATCTTCACCGGTATCGCCCTGTGCGTCACGATCATCGGCATTCCGCTGGGCATCGCGAACTTCAAGCTGGTGCCGGTTTCCCTGCTGCCGCTGGGCAAACGCATCGTCGACGCCGACGACGCGTACGCGTTCATGCGCTTCAGATGACTTGCGCCGCCGCGTGGCAAATAAGCCGAAGCGATCCGCGCTGCGGAACCCGCCGCATCGGCGGTACGCGCCGATTGGGGGCACCCGCACCCCTTGACGGGTGCCCCCACCCGGTTCAGGCCTTGAACGGGTCCATCACGTGGTCGGTGAGGTCGGCGATCGAGTTGACCACCTTCGTCGGCCGGTACGGGAACAACTCCGCGGTGTGCTCCTTGGAGATCCCGGAGAGCACCAGGATCGTCTGCAGGCCCGACTCCAGCCCGGAGCGCACGTCGGTATCCATCCGGTCCCCGATCATCAGGGTGTTCTCCGAGTGCACGCCCAGGTGACGCAGCGCCGACCGCATCATCAGCGGGTTCGGCTTGCCCACGTAGTACGGCGCGCGGCCGGTCACCCGCTCGATCAGCGCGGCGACCGCACCGGTGGCCGGCAGCGTGCCCTCCCGGCTCGGCCCCTTCTCGTCGGGGTTGGTGGCGATGAACCGCGCACCCCCCTCGACCAGCCGGATCGCCTTGGTTATCGCCTCGAAGCTGTAGGTGCGGGTCTCCCCGAGGATGACGTAGTCCGGGTCGCGATCGGTGAGCACGTAGCCGATGTTGTGCAGCGCCGTGGTCAGCCCCGATTCGCCGACCACGTAGGCCGAACCGCCCGGCCGCTGCTTCTCCAGGAACTGCGCGGTCGCCAGCGCGGAGGTCCAGATCGCGCCCTCCGGAACGTCCAGCCCGGTGCGCAGCAGCCTGGCGCGCAGGTCGCGCGGGGTGTAGATCGAGTTGTTGGTGAAGACCATGAACGGGATGTTGTTCTCGCGCAGAGCCGCCATGAAGGCGTCCGCGCCCGGCACCATGTGCTCCTCGTGGACAAGCACGCCGTCCATGTCCATCAGGTACGTCCAAATACCGTCGCTCATCGGTTCACCTTATCCTCCGACATCATTCGGACACCCCAGCTGACCTGCCCAGACCGCGGCTCCGATTCCCCTTCCCCACCAGTGCGTTCAGAGACCATCGCGGGCTTGTGCGCTCGTCTACTGGTCGTCTTCCGGTCAGCGCTGCGCAGGCCCCTGATCGCGTTGCCGGTCTCATCGGCGATCCCCACCGCGACATCCGGCTAATCGCGACCCTTGATGTCCGCCGTCGTCGAGGTCTTGCTGCGGCGGATGCGCTCGCTGACCAGAGCAGCGCCACCCCCCAATGATCCTTGACCGACGACACGGCCCGTGATGCCAGGGCGCTGGTAAACGTCGCGGGCGCGGCGGGGCGGATGCCTTGTTCGCTTTATCCGGATGAGGTTTCGAAAGTCACGGTGGCACTGCGCGCGCCATAGCCGGGAGCCTGCCCGGCCAACCACAGCGTTTTGAGAAAGCCGCGATTGGTCCAGGTGCCGGCGAAGAGTACGAAACCGCCAGGGTCCGACTCCTGCTCTTGGGCCCAGGCCAGGGCTTCACGCACATCACAGCCGTTCAGGATGTGGTGGCTTACTACCCAGCCTTGGGGCTCACCGTGCTCGTCGTAGTGCCCCGACCACAGCTCGACTAGGAACGTCGGGTGATCCTGTCGATCGCAAACAAGCTGATCGTCGAACTGGCTTATGTCCATAGCTCTCTATGGTGCACAGGGGATCTCTTTGCTGGTGGTAGTCAGGGCAAGCTTCTGAGGCGCAGCGCCCTCCACCGGAATCATAATTGCGTTGAACTCGCCGTACCACCAGGTCGGACTCGGCGAGCTGCACGGCGGTGAGCTGGTCCGATCGTTGGCTAGCGTCGGCGAATCCCAGTTTTGGGCAAACGAGATTTCGCTGCCTGACTGCGGCAGCCAGTCTCCCCAGTAGTAGAACATCTCGCCTGTGATCTCGATGTGGCGCACGGGTGTCGTGCAGTTGACGGAGGCTTTTGCCCCAGCTCCCCTGGTGCTCGTCCTGACGTGCGGATCCCCGTTCTGCACGATGCGACACTCGGCTCGAATCCCCGGAGTTCCGGCGGAGGGCCCCGGTAGGGCGAACGTGACCACAGCGGGTGCCGCCCTAGTGGCGAGCGGTTCCGATGGCGCCTCCGCGAGGGCAACGGATGCGGTGCCCACGGCAAGAATGGCGGCGGAGAACGCTGCGCCTGCAATTCGTCCCAACTTCACGTGTCGCGACGCTACAAACGAGCACCCATGTACGGGCCCGATTCGATCATCCTCACTCCGATGGAGTATTGCCCCCGCTAAGCTTGTTGTTTAACCAGGTAGCGCTGGGGTGTGCCCCCAGTTGATCACGGACGAAGCCCTTGGTTGATCATTCCTCTTGCGACAGAAGGAAGATCACAACCAAGGGCTTCGATGATCAGTGTGCACGACACCGGCCAGGCCGATGCGTTCGGGGAGCTGTCCGGGTTCCGCCAGCGGTTCTACGACGAGTGTCTGACCAGGCGGGGGGATGCGTTGTTCGAGCTGACCGACGCGGTGCTGTGCACTGCGGGACCGGTGACCAGCCTGGCCGAACTGTCCCTTACCGCGGAGCATCGGCGCGGGCATGGTGCCGGCTACGACGCGATCAACCACGGCCGCATCGAGATCGACCGGTTACGCACCGCCCTGGCCGAGCTCCCCTTACCGCGCGCCGCAGACGGGCGGATCGCCCTGGCCGTGGACATCTCACCCTGGCTGCGTCCGGACGCCCCGTGCAGCCCCGAGCGGTTGTTCTGCCATGTCCATGGCCGCTCCCGTAGCGGCTCGCAGTTCATCCCGGGCTGGCCCTACTCCTTTGTCGCCGCGCTGGAGACCGGGCGTACCTCCTGGACGGCGATCCTCGACGCGGTACGGCTGGGGCCCGCCGACGATGCCACCGCGGTCACCGCCGCTCAACTGCGTGAGGTCGTGGGCCGGATCATCGACGCCGGACACTGGCAGCCTGGCGATCCACACATCCTGATCGTGGCCGACGCCGGCTACGACGTGACCCGGCTGGCCTTCGTTCTGGCCGATCTGCCCGTCGAGCTGGTGGGCAGAATCCGTTCCGACCGCGTCATGCTGCGGCCCGCACCGCCCCGGCCGCCGGGGACCATCGGGCGTCCGCACAAGCACGGCGGCGTGTTCACCCTGGCCGACCAGAACAGCTGGCATGCCCCCGACCACACCACCGACACCGACACCACCCGCTACGGACACGCCCAGGCGCGGGCCTGGGACCGGCTGCACCCGCGCCTGACCCACCGCGGCCCCTGGCTGGACCATGAGGGCGAGCTGCCCCTCGTCGAGGGCACCGTGATCCGTTTGCAGGTCGAACACCTGCCCGGCGATCGGGACCCCACACCGGTGTGGCTGTGGTCCTCGGTCACCGGCGCCAGCGCCGAGTTGGTTGATCTGCTCTGGCAGGCGTTCCTACGCCGGTTCGACCTCGAACACACCTTCCGACTTCTCAAGCAAACCCTCGGATGGACCCGCCCGAAACTGCGGGCACCCGACTCGGCCGATCGCTGGACCTGGCTGATCCTGGTCGCCCACACGCAACTACGCCTCGCCCGCCCCATCACCGAAGACCTTCGACGCCCCTGGGAAAAACCGGTCACCGAGCCCCGCCGGCTGACTCCCGCCCGCGTCCGGCGAGGGTTTCGCAACATCCGCGCGAAGGCCGGTCACCCGGCAGCCGCACCGAAACCCTCCCGACCCGGTCCCGGACGCCCACCCGGCTCCCCCAACACCCACCGCGCCACCCGTCACGATGTCGGCAAGACCATCAAACGCAACCTCACCCTCCAACAACACCAAAACCGCACAGGTTAAACAACAAGCTGAGAGGCTGTTGGGTATGTGAGTGATTACGCTGCGAGATGGGTCTCCACGGTGAGTCGGCGGGCGGCTTCGCGTTCGCTGGTGTTGGACCACTGGACGGTCTGGCCGGCCAGCCGGGTGGCCATGAGGCGGATCATCGCGAGCTTGATCATGGTTTCGGAGTTGACGGTCCGGCGTTCGTAGTCTCGTGCGAGGCGGCGATGACGGATCAGCCACCCAAAAGTTCGTTCGACCACCCACCTGCGCGGTAGCACCTGGAACCCCTTGACATCGTCGCTGCGTTTGACGATTTCCAGTACCAGTCCGAGTTTTTCCTTCGCCCAGGCCAGTAGGCCGTTGACGATGGAGTTGGCGTATCCGCCATCGGCCCAGACCAGCGCGATCGAGGGGAACCGGGCGGCCAGGCGTTGCAGGATCTCCCGCCCGCCGACGCGGTCCTGGACCGACGCGGAGGTGACCATGACGACCAGCAGCAGGCCGAGGGTGTCCACGATCAGGTGCCGTTTGCGGCCTGTCGTTTTCTTGCCCATATCGAACCCGCGCGCTTGGCCGCCCTCACTGCTTTTGATGGACTGGGCATCGAGCACCGCCGCCGACGGGTCCGCCTGGCGCCCGGCCTGGATACGGACCTGATCGCGCAGCGCGTCGTGAACACGGTCGATGGTGCCGTCAGCCGCCCAGGTCCGAAACCAGCGGTAGGCGGCGTCCCAGGGCAGCAGATCGCGGGGAATCATCCGCCACTGACAGCCCGAGCGCAGCACGAAGAAGACCGCGTCCAGCACCAGACGATCGCCGTATCTCCTTGCGGCACCGCCCTTTCGGCGGTCTCGTACCGGCATCAACGGTTCCAGGACCGCCCACACCTCATCGGTCAGACTGGACGGATAACATGAGCGGCGATCATCCCCGCCGGTATCGCAGTTGCACACACAACCAGATGACGGCGGGGATGATCTTTTGGTCTTCCCGACACGCCAACCATGATCAACATCACGTGGCGCTACGTGCCCACCCGGTTACCCAACAGTCTCTAAGGAGCAACCGCCGCACCTCCGGACAGGGGGTGGATGGCCACCTCGGCTGCCTTTACCACGAACCAGACCTCGTCGCCCGGGGCGAGCCGCAGGTCGGCGACGGCAGCCGGGGTCACGTCGGCCGCCAGCGCGCAGTCCCGCACCGCGCCGCGCACCCGTACGACGTCGCCGCGTGGTTCGAGCGCCGCCAACCGCACCGGGATTGCGTTGCGCGGGCTGCCGTGCGGCTGCTCGCGGTGCACGGCGACGGCCGATGGCGCGAACACCGCCGCGGCGTCTTCGCCCTGCTCCAACGCCTCGACGGTCCGGCCGCTGATAGTGCCGTCCCCGAACGAAATGCCGTCGGCCGTGGCCACCCCGGGCACTAGGTTGAGCCCGGCTACGCGGGCGGTGAAGGCATCCTGGGGCCGGGCCAGCACCTCACGGGTCTGGCCCTGCTCGACAATGCAGCCGTCAAGCAGCACCACGAGCCGGTCCGCCAGCACGACCGCATCCAGCACGTCGTGGGTGACCAGCACGGTCGGTTTCTCCTGCCGCCGCAGCACTTGGTGCAGCAGCCCACGCATGGCCGGCGCGGCATCGACGTCGAGCGCGGCCAGCGGCTCGTCGAGCAGCAGCAGTCGGGGATTGGCGGCCAGCGCCCGCGCCAACGCGACGCGCTGGGCCTGACCGCCGGAGAGCTGACCCGGCTTGCGCGCCGCCAGCCCATCTGCGTCCACTTCGGACAGCCAGCGCTCGGCGAGCTTGCCGGCCTCGGCCTTGCCGACGCCGACCGCGCGGGGGCCGAAGGCGACGTTTTCCAGCGCGGTCAGGTTCGGGAACAGTAGGGCGTTCTGCGCGAGGAGGCCCACACCCCGGCGATGCGTCGGCACGTTGATCCGGCGCTCGGTGTCCAGCCACGACGTGCCGTCGAGCTCGACCCGTCCGCGATTCGGTACGAGCTGGCCGGCCAGCACCGACAGCAAGGTGGACTTGCCGGCCCCGTTCGGCCCGAGCACCGCGAGGACCTCCCCCGGTGCCACCTCGAATTCCGCCCGCAGTGTGAAGTCGGCGCGCCGGAACTCGATGTCGGCCCGCAATCCGCTCACAGCTGTCCTTCCACGGCC is a window of Saccharopolyspora phatthalungensis DNA encoding:
- a CDS encoding HAD family hydrolase, with amino-acid sequence MAEQRRALTVGFDLDMTLIDPRPGMVRAFDALNEEFELSLDGEHFAANLGPPLVDVMRGYGFDEPMVERLVTSFRQLYPTIVVGATQPMPGAAQALDVVRDAGGRTLVITGKYGPNAGLHLKAFGWDVDRLAGDVFAAAKGEVLREEGATIYVGDHLGDIVGAKAAGAVAVGVATGPYGLDELDAAGADVALRDLTEFPAWFAQHA
- a CDS encoding R2-like ligand-binding oxidase — encoded protein: MTSITAHPVHREGFHSLRASGLNWDTLPLRLFSKGNAKFWNPADIDFSRDAEDWQRLDEVEQRNVASLCAQFVAGEEAVTQDLQPFMAAMAAEGRFGDEMYLTQFLFEEAKHTQVFRLWMDAVGLTGDMHEFVENNPGYREIFYKALPESLHVLHADPSPENQVRASVTYNHIVEGTLALTGYYAWHKICVSRGILPGMQQVIRHIGDDERRHMAWGTFTCRRHVAADERNWAVVQDQMARLLPHAIAQIQWQPEGAPESPAFELDLEELTAYAADRASRRLGAISSARGMPPAQIDVDASPERLEDQFGAEDEAELAKLDAQG
- a CDS encoding AMP-binding protein, with product MNVEPVQFSYDSGVPDVPLLGETIGANLDRTAARCADRDALVECATGRRWTYREFVTDVDALAVGLLEAGIGKGDRVGIWSPNRAEWTLTQYATAKIGAILVNINPAYRVHELEYVLNQAGIRLLVCARSFKSSDYVAMVEQVRPRCAELRQVVFLDTPEWRQLSGGPADPARLAGIGLSPDDPINIQYTSGTTGFPKGATLSHHNILNNGFFVGELCGYTETDRICIPVPFYHCFGMVMGNLAATSHGAAMIIPAEGFDPAATLAAVAAEACTSLYGVPTMFIAQLDLPGFADYDLSSLRTGIMAGSPCPVEVMKQVIDRMGMTEVAICYGMTETAPVSTQTRADDSLDRRVSTVGRVGPHLEVKIIDPATGLTVPRGIPGEFCTRGYSVMLGYWQQPDKTAEVIDTARWMHTGDLAVMNSDGYVSITGRIKDMVIRGGENVYPREIEEFLYTHPDILDAQVIGVPDPKYGEELMAWIRLRDGAPPLTAEALREFCTGKLAHYKIPRYVHLVTEFPMTVTGKIRKNEMRETARKLLNLD
- a CDS encoding PhzF family phenazine biosynthesis protein, which codes for MRAFVVDSFTDSAFRGNPAGVVLLDAPAEAGWMQSVAAELRHSETAFVVVGGPEDEPKPLRWFTPSTEVPLCGHATLATAHVLGGAQRFDTRSGVLTCTAHTDGWIEMDFPVDHAEPVEPPEALAAGLPGITIEEAAEGETKVLVQTASAAQVRAVRPDFSMLADVPSPGVIVTARGDRPGIDFVSRVFAPRVGVPEDPVTGSAHCTLATWWAAKLKRDERDTTLVGEQASERGGIVQMAVRGHRVGLRGKAVTVLRGELLV
- a CDS encoding YccF domain-containing protein; amino-acid sequence: MRLLLNIIWLVLCGFWMALGYAFAGVLLAITIIGIPFAIASFRMASFALWPFGRRLVDEPTSGALAAIGNIIWLVLAGWWLALGHIFTGIALCVTIIGIPLGIANFKLVPVSLLPLGKRIVDADDAYAFMRFR
- a CDS encoding HAD-IIA family hydrolase is translated as MSDGIWTYLMDMDGVLVHEEHMVPGADAFMAALRENNIPFMVFTNNSIYTPRDLRARLLRTGLDVPEGAIWTSALATAQFLEKQRPGGSAYVVGESGLTTALHNIGYVLTDRDPDYVILGETRTYSFEAITKAIRLVEGGARFIATNPDEKGPSREGTLPATGAVAALIERVTGRAPYYVGKPNPLMMRSALRHLGVHSENTLMIGDRMDTDVRSGLESGLQTILVLSGISKEHTAELFPYRPTKVVNSIADLTDHVMDPFKA
- a CDS encoding NF041680 family putative transposase, translated to MHDTGQADAFGELSGFRQRFYDECLTRRGDALFELTDAVLCTAGPVTSLAELSLTAEHRRGHGAGYDAINHGRIEIDRLRTALAELPLPRAADGRIALAVDISPWLRPDAPCSPERLFCHVHGRSRSGSQFIPGWPYSFVAALETGRTSWTAILDAVRLGPADDATAVTAAQLREVVGRIIDAGHWQPGDPHILIVADAGYDVTRLAFVLADLPVELVGRIRSDRVMLRPAPPRPPGTIGRPHKHGGVFTLADQNSWHAPDHTTDTDTTRYGHAQARAWDRLHPRLTHRGPWLDHEGELPLVEGTVIRLQVEHLPGDRDPTPVWLWSSVTGASAELVDLLWQAFLRRFDLEHTFRLLKQTLGWTRPKLRAPDSADRWTWLILVAHTQLRLARPITEDLRRPWEKPVTEPRRLTPARVRRGFRNIRAKAGHPAAAPKPSRPGPGRPPGSPNTHRATRHDVGKTIKRNLTLQQHQNRTG
- a CDS encoding IS5 family transposase translates to MCNCDTGGDDRRSCYPSSLTDEVWAVLEPLMPVRDRRKGGAARRYGDRLVLDAVFFVLRSGCQWRMIPRDLLPWDAAYRWFRTWAADGTIDRVHDALRDQVRIQAGRQADPSAAVLDAQSIKSSEGGQARGFDMGKKTTGRKRHLIVDTLGLLLVVMVTSASVQDRVGGREILQRLAARFPSIALVWADGGYANSIVNGLLAWAKEKLGLVLEIVKRSDDVKGFQVLPRRWVVERTFGWLIRHRRLARDYERRTVNSETMIKLAMIRLMATRLAGQTVQWSNTSEREAARRLTVETHLAA
- a CDS encoding sulfate/molybdate ABC transporter ATP-binding protein — translated: MSGLRADIEFRRADFTLRAEFEVAPGEVLAVLGPNGAGKSTLLSVLAGQLVPNRGRVELDGTSWLDTERRINVPTHRRGVGLLAQNALLFPNLTALENVAFGPRAVGVGKAEAGKLAERWLSEVDADGLAARKPGQLSGGQAQRVALARALAANPRLLLLDEPLAALDVDAAPAMRGLLHQVLRRQEKPTVLVTHDVLDAVVLADRLVVLLDGCIVEQGQTREVLARPQDAFTARVAGLNLVPGVATADGISFGDGTISGRTVEALEQGEDAAAVFAPSAVAVHREQPHGSPRNAIPVRLAALEPRGDVVRVRGAVRDCALAADVTPAAVADLRLAPGDEVWFVVKAAEVAIHPLSGGAAVAP